One genomic region from Chloroherpetonaceae bacterium encodes:
- a CDS encoding aldo/keto reductase, producing the protein MKFKTFGRSGLRVSEISLGTMTFGEDWGWGSGRDESERIFNSYTDLGGNFIDTADGYTSGTSEKMVGEFMKGRRTGYVIATKYTFNFMNSGSANGGGNHRKNMIESLHGSLKRLATDYIDVYWVHRYDPLTPIDEMMRALDDMVKQGKVLYIGISDAPAWTVSYANALAELRGWSSFLGLQIEYSLAERTVERELLPMAEYFKMAVAAWSPLAGGLLSGKYTSGGKTEVKSDGGNDRLHVAPFTHTTPHKLKIADSVVSISKETGLSAAQVSLRWLMQKSPLVIPIIGARKMAQFTDNMKAAEITLSEEQMNRLSEVSAVELGFPHNFLKLTAPSVYGDRVIEKLF; encoded by the coding sequence ATGAAATTCAAAACTTTTGGCCGCTCAGGGCTTCGTGTGTCTGAAATCTCCCTTGGAACAATGACCTTCGGGGAAGACTGGGGTTGGGGCTCCGGCCGTGATGAATCGGAACGCATCTTCAATTCCTACACCGATTTGGGTGGAAATTTTATTGATACCGCCGATGGCTATACTTCAGGTACCTCCGAAAAGATGGTTGGTGAATTTATGAAAGGGCGCCGTACGGGTTATGTCATTGCCACGAAATACACCTTCAATTTTATGAATTCAGGCAGTGCCAATGGCGGAGGCAACCACCGAAAAAATATGATTGAATCACTTCACGGCAGCTTAAAGCGGCTCGCGACAGATTACATCGATGTGTATTGGGTTCACCGCTACGACCCGCTTACACCCATCGATGAAATGATGCGTGCTTTAGATGATATGGTTAAACAAGGCAAGGTGCTTTATATCGGAATCTCTGATGCGCCGGCGTGGACTGTTTCATACGCCAACGCGTTGGCGGAACTTCGCGGCTGGTCGTCGTTCTTGGGGCTTCAGATCGAGTATAGCCTTGCCGAGCGAACGGTTGAGCGTGAACTCTTGCCAATGGCGGAGTATTTCAAGATGGCGGTTGCGGCGTGGTCGCCGCTTGCAGGCGGATTGCTTTCGGGCAAATACACGAGTGGCGGAAAAACCGAGGTAAAATCGGATGGCGGAAACGATCGCTTGCATGTTGCTCCTTTTACACACACCACACCTCACAAATTAAAAATTGCCGATTCGGTTGTGAGCATTTCAAAAGAAACCGGACTATCGGCGGCGCAGGTTTCGCTTCGGTGGCTGATGCAAAAAAGCCCGCTTGTGATTCCTATTATCGGCGCCCGAAAAATGGCACAGTTCACCGATAATATGAAAGCGGCTGAAATTACTTTAAGCGAAGAACAGATGAACCGGCTTAGCGAGGTCAGCGCCGTGGAACTTGGATTCCCGCATAATTTCTTAAAACTCACAGCGCCTTCGGTTTATGGTGATCGGGTGATTGAAAAGCTGTTTTAA
- a CDS encoding T9SS type A sorting domain-containing protein — MKKMLTLLVVLFFTAIRLNAQDGTRDFSFNPKTLSGTTIIPSAQLQGRDVAIQTDGKIIVLTNSNGLFRLNSNGAVDSTFGTNGYSSILLGSNPELWAIAIQSDGKIVVAGKANSFGTDDFVIARFNANGGADLSFSGDGVAMFGIATGAQDVAYGLAIQPDGKIVAVGTTSANGTDWGMIRVNTDGTLDGTFTNGQITQTASNDGLYAVTLQSDGKIVVAGYVVESSEQRAALGRFNSNGVRDSTFDADGTRIDDYGIGSQNFNSVKIQADGKIIAAGAFSSGATATAIVGRYNTNGTNDNSFDNDGRVTISAISTRQAFTKLELQIDGNIVCSGYAGANLDKDDFFVIRLQPSGAFDNTFNTNGRVLTDFNANTDQARGLAIDGTGKLVVAGLVDDFVGNVNVGVARYNSNGTLDNSFAIQTTGSTNIRDAGAGSEIIRDLAQQSNGKIIAVGSLFGNLDWCVTRYNQDGSTDTTFITSGNSNVYFSFANGVSESATCVVVQSDDKILVGGYTQVSGTNRFALARFNANGGLDNSFAGGQGYIISTLASSEIYDVLALPNGKIIVAGWNDDTQDDFEVFQYNSDGSPDLGFGSAGQVSIDIVGTSRQVAYALARQADGKILVGGTTNTAGGQFAIARINADGTLDNTFDTDGKVTIDIVSANTNNESIYAIQLQTDGKIVVGGTVASTTSGIHNNFALARLNSNGSLDNTFGTNGTVVTDFNTREDGCLDIKVLSDGKILAAGYAVTGTTNDSREIAVARYLSTGALDNTFGTNGKVQIDAGGFQREDLGYSLLVQSNGRIIVGGYSRRVDQDLTLLALNGTTSPLSTRIEGKSRVNNFELQQNYPNPFNPSTSIRFQLPQSGLVQLEVFDLLGRKVATLINARQESGSYEVNFNASQLSSGVYFYRLQAGSFTKTMKMMLVK; from the coding sequence ATGAAAAAAATGTTAACACTACTTGTGGTGCTGTTCTTCACCGCAATTCGATTAAACGCGCAGGATGGCACGCGTGATTTTAGCTTTAACCCGAAAACATTAAGTGGGACAACCATTATCCCTTCAGCTCAATTGCAAGGGCGCGATGTTGCAATTCAAACCGATGGAAAAATAATTGTTTTAACAAACTCCAATGGACTGTTCCGATTGAATTCCAATGGGGCCGTAGATAGCACATTTGGAACGAATGGATACTCTTCGATTTTACTGGGATCAAACCCCGAACTGTGGGCAATCGCGATACAGAGCGACGGAAAGATTGTTGTTGCCGGAAAGGCAAATTCATTTGGTACCGATGATTTTGTCATTGCAAGATTCAATGCCAATGGTGGTGCCGATCTTTCATTTTCAGGAGATGGTGTTGCAATGTTTGGAATTGCAACAGGAGCGCAAGATGTGGCCTACGGGTTAGCCATTCAACCAGATGGGAAGATTGTGGCTGTTGGCACAACTTCTGCCAATGGTACTGATTGGGGAATGATTCGAGTGAATACTGATGGAACACTTGATGGAACTTTCACAAACGGACAAATCACTCAAACGGCAAGCAACGATGGGCTTTATGCTGTAACGCTACAAAGTGATGGCAAAATAGTGGTTGCCGGTTATGTTGTAGAAAGTTCGGAACAGAGAGCGGCATTAGGTCGGTTTAATTCAAATGGTGTTCGTGATTCCACATTTGATGCGGATGGTACAAGGATTGATGATTACGGCATTGGCTCGCAGAATTTTAATAGTGTAAAAATTCAAGCAGATGGAAAAATTATCGCGGCCGGAGCATTTTCAAGCGGGGCAACTGCTACTGCAATTGTTGGGCGATACAACACAAACGGCACTAATGACAATTCATTCGATAACGATGGAAGAGTCACAATCAGTGCAATTTCAACCCGTCAAGCGTTTACAAAACTTGAACTGCAAATCGATGGAAATATAGTTTGCTCAGGCTATGCGGGGGCGAACCTTGATAAAGATGACTTTTTTGTTATTCGTTTGCAACCCTCCGGTGCATTTGATAACACCTTCAATACCAACGGACGAGTTTTAACAGATTTCAATGCAAATACCGATCAAGCAAGAGGACTTGCCATTGATGGAACGGGCAAATTGGTCGTTGCCGGACTTGTCGATGATTTTGTGGGAAATGTGAATGTGGGTGTTGCACGCTACAACAGCAATGGAACACTCGATAACTCATTTGCTATTCAAACAACAGGCTCGACGAATATTCGAGATGCCGGTGCCGGCTCTGAGATTATCCGTGATCTTGCTCAGCAAAGCAATGGAAAGATTATTGCAGTAGGTTCGCTTTTTGGAAATCTCGATTGGTGTGTGACGCGCTACAATCAGGATGGTAGTACAGATACCACGTTCATTACCTCTGGAAATAGCAATGTTTATTTCTCATTTGCAAATGGCGTTTCTGAATCCGCCACCTGTGTTGTGGTTCAATCGGATGATAAAATTTTGGTTGGTGGATACACACAGGTTTCAGGAACAAATCGTTTTGCTCTCGCGCGCTTTAATGCCAATGGTGGTTTAGATAATTCATTTGCCGGCGGACAAGGCTATATTATTTCAACACTGGCAAGTTCTGAAATCTATGATGTGCTTGCGCTCCCTAATGGGAAAATTATCGTTGCGGGTTGGAACGATGACACTCAAGATGATTTTGAAGTCTTTCAATACAATAGCGATGGAAGCCCGGATTTAGGATTCGGTTCTGCAGGTCAAGTATCGATTGATATTGTTGGAACTTCGCGTCAAGTTGCTTACGCTTTAGCTCGTCAGGCTGATGGGAAAATTTTGGTTGGGGGAACAACCAATACGGCAGGTGGACAGTTCGCAATTGCTCGCATAAATGCAGACGGTACATTGGATAATACCTTCGATACTGATGGAAAGGTGACAATTGATATCGTTTCGGCCAATACCAATAATGAAAGTATCTATGCCATTCAACTTCAAACAGATGGTAAAATCGTTGTTGGTGGAACGGTTGCCAGTACCACCAGTGGTATTCATAACAACTTTGCTTTAGCTCGCCTAAATTCCAACGGTTCTTTGGATAACACATTTGGAACGAATGGAACTGTTGTCACCGATTTTAATACCCGCGAAGACGGATGCTTGGATATCAAGGTTTTATCGGATGGAAAAATTCTTGCAGCCGGTTATGCTGTAACCGGTACCACGAATGACTCACGCGAGATTGCTGTTGCTCGCTATTTATCAACCGGTGCGCTTGATAATACATTTGGAACCAATGGAAAAGTACAAATTGATGCAGGCGGGTTTCAACGAGAAGATCTCGGATACTCACTTCTCGTTCAATCTAATGGAAGAATTATCGTAGGAGGTTATTCGCGTCGTGTTGACCAAGATTTAACACTACTCGCACTAAATGGAACGACCTCTCCTCTTTCAACTCGAATAGAGGGAAAATCAAGAGTCAATAATTTTGAACTCCAACAAAACTACCCGAACCCATTCAACCCGAGCACGAGCATTCGCTTTCAACTGCCGCAAAGCGGATTGGTGCAGCTTGAAGTCTTTGATCTTTTGGGTCGCAAAGTGGCAACCTTGATTAACGCGCGTCAAGAGTCTGGCAGCTATGAAGTGAATTTCAACGCCTCACAACTTTCAAGTGGCGTGTATTTCTATCGCTTGCAAGCAGGCAGTTTTACCAAAACAATGAAAATGATGTTGGTGAAATAA
- a CDS encoding response regulator transcription factor — protein sequence MQQSELKGRVIRVGIVEDNEAFRQGVGYMIESTEGFELVGKYESLELAMGLMPECDVILMDIHLPGKSGIEGITEMKARFPAAQIVMMTVFDDESHISKSIIAGASGYILKRTAPARLIQAIQDAADGGMPMSPAVAKKISQLYVQFAPEEHTGVDLTPREKEILSLLVDGLNFTMIAEKLFISFETVRNHTRKIYDKLHVHSKSEAVSKAIKQGLI from the coding sequence ATGCAGCAAAGTGAATTGAAAGGCCGAGTGATAAGAGTCGGAATCGTTGAAGATAATGAGGCCTTTCGGCAGGGTGTGGGGTATATGATTGAATCGACGGAGGGGTTTGAACTGGTTGGGAAATATGAATCCCTTGAATTGGCAATGGGTTTAATGCCGGAGTGTGATGTGATTTTAATGGATATTCATTTGCCGGGGAAATCGGGGATTGAAGGCATAACTGAAATGAAAGCGCGATTCCCTGCGGCTCAAATTGTGATGATGACGGTTTTCGATGATGAATCGCACATTTCAAAATCAATCATTGCTGGCGCGAGTGGCTATATCTTAAAGCGCACGGCACCGGCGCGTCTGATTCAAGCGATTCAAGATGCGGCAGATGGCGGAATGCCGATGTCGCCGGCGGTTGCAAAAAAAATCTCCCAACTGTATGTGCAATTTGCCCCCGAAGAGCATACCGGCGTTGATCTCACGCCGCGTGAAAAGGAAATCCTTTCCCTGCTTGTCGATGGGCTCAACTTTACAATGATTGCCGAAAAGCTCTTTATAAGCTTTGAAACCGTACGCAATCATACCCGCAAGATTTACGATAAACTCCACGTCCACTCCAAATCCGAAGCCGTGTCAAAGGCCATCAAACAAGGATTGATTTAA
- a CDS encoding tetratricopeptide repeat-containing sensor histidine kinase, whose product MNRESLDTQNNDRALLSSADAMRYHHAAGAMEIYSALEKSHCTSNIELCILAKIGKAFSAILLGDFSLAFLALSESEAAIETLEINRSSPNLERVLRGKILKTKGFFYEHQGEPEKAIDAHERALPLLEEAGEVKDEAASTLGLANAYGRIGNYKHALINYLKAESLNRELIDEEGAALAIMGRGIIFSRIGETAEAIESLYQALAIFEQMKSQLNTGKTLINIGTVLLEREQFEKAKDVFAKAMGIYRSLGNETREISAASNLALAYLKLKDYNAFRFVAEEALEKSRKSSNLDARVSLLHNLGEAAFEQSNFTEAESYLRDALSLACEIKERKKEAQVRLALAALLAKTNRESEAEEAYLEAHHIGLDLGELRLQSTATAALSAFYESTQKPLFALDYLKQHLVLERELQSKERKRSIESLEIKFESERIRREAEAERERSTALTAALKSAEEANRVKTEVLNIVAHDLQTPISSVLNFSYLLKSAPALNEKQREMLGYIESVSKAMLRQTVNLLNAASEKSSSEMMRERVNLKVLIEECLVTSGAERKSQQIKRSLATVGDVEGDPDKLREVLENIIGNAVKYSPRCSTIQISLSEKLDVNPNGIKPASLLFSVHDEGQGMTEEDLSKLFGKFQRLSAKPTGGETSTGLGLYITKQIIEHHGGKIWATSEGLGKGSTFWVELPLGKF is encoded by the coding sequence ATGAATCGTGAAAGTCTCGACACGCAAAACAACGACCGTGCACTTTTGAGCTCGGCTGACGCGATGCGTTATCATCATGCTGCTGGTGCGATGGAAATTTACTCGGCACTGGAAAAGTCTCATTGCACAAGTAACATTGAACTTTGCATCTTAGCTAAAATCGGGAAAGCTTTTTCCGCCATTCTCTTAGGCGATTTTTCCCTTGCTTTCTTGGCATTGAGCGAATCCGAAGCGGCTATCGAGACGCTCGAAATAAACCGTAGTTCACCCAATCTCGAAAGGGTGCTTCGCGGGAAAATCTTAAAAACAAAAGGCTTTTTTTATGAGCATCAGGGGGAGCCTGAAAAGGCGATAGATGCTCACGAGCGGGCGTTGCCGCTTTTGGAAGAAGCAGGGGAAGTGAAAGATGAAGCGGCTTCCACCTTAGGCTTAGCCAATGCCTACGGGCGAATTGGCAATTACAAGCATGCCTTGATTAATTACCTGAAAGCGGAGTCTCTTAATCGGGAGTTAATTGATGAAGAAGGTGCGGCGCTGGCGATAATGGGGCGAGGCATCATTTTTTCACGTATTGGCGAAACTGCCGAAGCAATCGAATCGCTTTATCAAGCCCTTGCGATCTTTGAGCAAATGAAAAGCCAGCTCAACACCGGGAAAACCCTCATTAACATAGGAACAGTGCTTTTAGAGCGAGAGCAATTTGAAAAGGCGAAAGATGTCTTTGCAAAAGCAATGGGCATTTACCGCTCCCTTGGAAACGAAACCCGCGAAATTTCCGCCGCGTCAAATCTTGCTTTGGCCTACCTCAAACTGAAAGATTACAATGCATTTCGGTTTGTGGCTGAGGAGGCATTAGAGAAATCAAGAAAAAGTTCAAACCTTGATGCACGCGTTTCGCTTTTGCACAATCTGGGCGAAGCCGCATTCGAGCAAAGTAATTTTACGGAAGCTGAGTCATACTTACGTGACGCGCTTTCGCTTGCCTGCGAAATCAAAGAGCGCAAAAAGGAAGCGCAAGTCCGTTTAGCATTGGCTGCTTTGCTTGCCAAAACCAATCGGGAATCAGAAGCGGAAGAAGCCTATTTAGAGGCTCATCACATCGGGCTTGACTTGGGCGAACTTCGGTTACAATCAACCGCTACCGCAGCACTGAGCGCATTCTACGAATCAACCCAGAAGCCTCTATTCGCACTGGACTACTTGAAGCAGCATCTCGTTTTGGAACGCGAATTGCAAAGCAAGGAGCGTAAACGCTCGATTGAAAGTTTGGAAATTAAATTTGAAAGCGAACGAATTCGCCGCGAAGCCGAAGCCGAACGCGAACGAAGCACAGCCTTAACTGCGGCACTGAAATCCGCAGAAGAAGCCAACCGTGTGAAAACGGAAGTGCTTAATATTGTGGCGCACGACCTTCAAACGCCAATCAGCTCGGTGTTGAATTTTTCATACCTCTTAAAATCAGCCCCTGCCTTAAATGAAAAGCAACGCGAAATGTTGGGGTATATCGAATCCGTATCAAAAGCAATGCTTCGCCAAACGGTGAATTTACTCAATGCAGCCTCCGAAAAAAGCAGTAGCGAAATGATGCGCGAACGGGTGAATCTGAAAGTCTTGATAGAAGAGTGCCTTGTAACTTCTGGGGCAGAGCGGAAATCGCAGCAAATAAAAAGATCACTCGCAACAGTGGGTGATGTTGAAGGAGACCCTGATAAGCTCCGCGAAGTTTTGGAAAACATTATTGGGAATGCCGTGAAGTATTCTCCTCGGTGCAGCACCATCCAAATATCACTTTCAGAAAAATTGGATGTGAATCCAAATGGCATCAAACCCGCGAGCCTTCTGTTTTCTGTTCATGATGAAGGACAAGGCATGACTGAGGAAGATTTATCCAAACTCTTTGGAAAGTTTCAGCGCCTTTCTGCAAAGCCGACAGGTGGCGAAACTTCTACAGGCTTGGGGCTTTATATCACCAAACAAATTATTGAACATCACGGCGGAAAAATTTGGGCCACCTCTGAAGGGCTTGGCAAGGGAAGCACTTTTTGGGTGGAACTGCCTCTCGGAAAATTCTAA